Proteins from a single region of Synergistaceae bacterium:
- a CDS encoding DUF4376 domain-containing protein: MSETIQEAQLVPGPVRYDIGPVELDPDETPLVLAKRAKLAAIATTRWKAEVGGVKVGEMKIDTSRESRSPITGAALATVLDETYICQWKTAQGFITLNAETILAAATGVRQHVQACFDHEAELTAVVAAAEMIEAVESVSWE; this comes from the coding sequence GTGTCGGAAACGATCCAGGAGGCCCAGCTTGTCCCCGGTCCTGTTCGGTACGACATTGGCCCGGTGGAGCTGGACCCCGATGAGACACCACTGGTCCTGGCGAAACGGGCGAAGCTAGCCGCAATCGCCACCACTCGATGGAAGGCGGAGGTCGGGGGGGTGAAAGTCGGCGAAATGAAGATCGATACCTCGCGGGAAAGCCGGTCGCCCATTACCGGCGCAGCACTGGCAACGGTGTTAGATGAAACATATATCTGCCAATGGAAGACGGCGCAAGGGTTCATCACTCTCAACGCAGAAACGATTCTGGCGGCAGCCACGGGGGTACGTCAGCATGTACAGGCATGTTTCGATCATGAGGCGGAGTTGACGGCAGTCGTTGCCGCCGCAGAGATGATCGAGGCTGTCGAATCGGTCTCCTGGGAATGA